In a genomic window of Desulfuromonas thiophila:
- the sppA gene encoding signal peptide peptidase SppA — translation MGLHEKLGVIEIEGAIAESRKTIEDILDFAEDKSIRAILVRIDSPGGAVGPSQEIHDELRRIDASVKPVYVSLGSVAASGGYYIAVAGRKIYANPGTLTGSIGVIMEFPDLVALLDKIGLTKRVIKSGAFKDIGSPVRAMTAAERRLLQELIDDVHQQFVAAVCAGRDLPQEQIASLADGRIFTGRQALDLHLIDTLGGFQQLVRDVAADLGIKGKPKLIYPKEEHPPLLDYLLEQRLTTPLRHLLQQQGLMFLWRPLSSDS, via the coding sequence TTGGGACTGCATGAGAAGCTGGGCGTCATTGAAATCGAAGGCGCCATTGCCGAATCGCGCAAGACGATCGAGGATATCCTTGATTTTGCCGAAGATAAATCGATTCGTGCCATTTTGGTGCGGATCGATTCGCCCGGTGGGGCAGTTGGCCCATCCCAGGAAATCCACGACGAATTGCGTCGTATTGATGCCTCCGTCAAGCCGGTTTATGTGTCGTTGGGCTCGGTGGCAGCCTCCGGTGGCTATTATATTGCTGTCGCCGGAAGAAAGATCTATGCCAACCCCGGAACTCTTACAGGTAGCATTGGCGTGATCATGGAGTTCCCCGATCTGGTGGCCCTTTTGGACAAGATCGGCCTGACCAAACGGGTGATTAAAAGCGGTGCCTTTAAGGATATCGGCTCGCCGGTACGCGCCATGACGGCTGCGGAACGCCGCTTGCTGCAGGAGCTGATCGACGATGTGCATCAGCAGTTTGTAGCGGCCGTCTGCGCTGGCCGCGATCTGCCCCAGGAGCAGATCGCGTCGCTGGCCGATGGCCGTATTTTTACCGGACGCCAGGCCCTTGATTTGCACCTGATTGATACCCTTGGGGGGTTCCAGCAGCTGGTGCGTGATGTCGCGGCTGACCTGGGCATCAAGGGCAAGCCGAAGTTGATCTATCCGAAAGAGGAGCATCCACCGCTGCTTGATTATCTGCTGGAACAGCGCCTGACAACCCCCCTGCGCCATTTGCTGCAACAACAAGGCTTGATGTTCCTTTGGCGGCCCCTTTCGAGCGATTCCTGA
- a CDS encoding integration host factor subunit beta, translating to MTKSQLVEQLVGQTPCLNKADAERIVATIFDSISEALIHGDRVEIRGFGSFSVRERDARQARNPKTGELIRIDAKRAPFFKTGKELRQRVDCD from the coding sequence ATGACCAAAAGCCAGCTTGTTGAACAGCTGGTGGGGCAGACGCCCTGCCTGAACAAGGCCGATGCCGAGCGCATTGTGGCAACCATCTTTGATAGTATTAGCGAAGCCCTGATTCATGGTGACCGGGTCGAGATCCGCGGTTTTGGCTCGTTCAGTGTCCGTGAGCGCGATGCCCGCCAGGCGCGTAATCCTAAAACCGGAGAGCTGATTCGCATTGATGCCAAGCGGGCGCCTTTTTTCAAAACGGGCAAGGAATTGCGGCAACGGGTGGATTGCGATTGA